In Silene latifolia isolate original U9 population chromosome X, ASM4854445v1, whole genome shotgun sequence, the following proteins share a genomic window:
- the LOC141619378 gene encoding protein FAR1-RELATED SEQUENCE 5-like → MTNNDNDDIMPPFHNDDIVDEDANPGSIILKDGSIVSLKEDFDASGSLVGLKATKWEYLLTLYNKHAAATGFGTRKGTRRIEKNVEYERYFVCNCQGEHGNGRSLNSDGTPSSSGTKKVNITRSICKASIRTQLNEKGLWEILNHNLDHNHSLTPPQWQHNHRSERKITAEEGKVIEMMTGALVRPSVQYRVLAAISGGEEFVGHTKRDHINYVNRLKMRAIEGGDASTLVELLTKCQSEDPGFFFRLKFGADGRLCHVFWRDSMMKEDYLLYHDVLIFDTTYRTNKYNLICGPLIGINNHWSNIMFGFAFISNEQDESFEWLFKAFNESMGEDVRPVTIFTDQDLAMTNAIKEHNRSFQTVFNKCLNGCYSEAEFEDTWSKMISDYGLQDSDWFDRLYTLREKWCTAFNKGYFSAGILSSQRSESTNRALGFQATKTTSLTEFFHIFESTVRRWRSEEERNEFNNIRVKPTSVFPMVDLLDHASQVYTLKLFRAFEKEFGIAIGTRAIECTTEDHIKSYLVYPSGTDENPHHVTFYSSNLLIDCTCRKFQECGRLCFHSIRILHLRSVSEIPDRYILRRWTKFAKKEVWDRLLPNDRRRSGINEAVNWRRQSLTMFNNLITKCQSVPEARSLFDHAYSRALEDIQTFFNSRRASECPTNSAPRTGPTILDPKRAIRRGAQFDYGTQ, encoded by the exons ATGACTAacaatgacaatgatgatatAATGCCTCCATTCCATAACGACGATATTGTAGATGAAGATGCTAATCCCGGTTCAATTATTTTGAAGGACGGATCAATTGTTTCTCTAAAAGAAG ATTTTGACGCCTCTGGTTCTCTTGTCGGATTGAAAGCTACAAAATGGGAATACTTACTCACTCTGTACAACAAACATGCCGCAGCAACTGGTTTTGGTACCAGAAAAGGCACTCGTCGTATCGAAAAGAATGTCGAGTATGAGAGATATTTTGTCTGTAACTGTCAGGGTGAGCACGGTAATGGTCGATCATTGAACTCTGATGGGACACCCTCTTCGTCAGGTACGAAGAAAGTCAACATCACAAGATCTATTTGCAAGGCTTCCATTCGGACACAACTCAACGAGAAAGGTCTTTGGGAAATATTAAACCATAACCTTGATCATAACCATAGCTTAACGCCCCCTCAATGGCAACATAACCACAGGTCAGAGAGGAAAATAACCGCTGAAGAGGGTAAGGTGATTGAAATGATGACTGGAGCCTTGGTTCGACCATCTGTCCAATATCGTGTTTTAGCTGCTATTTCTGGAGGCGAGGAGTTTGTTGGACATACAAAGAGAGACCATATCAATTACGTTAATAGGCTTAAGATGCGTGCTATTGAAGGCGGTGATGCATCAACCTTGGTCGAATTGTTGACCAAATGTCAATCTGAAGACCCAGGTTTCTTCTTCCGTTTGAAATTTGGTGCCGACGGAAGATTGTGCCATGTTTTCTGGCGGGACTCGATGATGAAGGAGGATTACTTATTGTATCATGATGTGCTTATATTTGACACCACTTACCGTACAAATAAATATAACTTGATTTGCGGTCCGCTAATTGGGATTAATAACCATTGGTCGAACATTATGTTCGGGTTTGCATTCATATCGAATGAACAAGATGAATCATTTGAGTGGTTGTTTAAAGCCTTCAATGAATCAATGGGAGAAGATGTCCGTCCTGTAACTATTTTTACTGATCAAGACCTTGCTATGACAAATGCCATCAAAGAG CATAATCGATCATTCCAGACCGTATTCAACAAATGTCTTAATGGTTGTTATAGCGAGGCGGAATTCGAAGATACATGGAGTAAAATGATATCAGATTACGGACTACAAGATAGTGATTGGTTTGATCGTCTTTATACTTTAAGGGAAAAATGGTGCACCGCATTTAATAAGGGATACTTTTCAGCAGGTATATTATCGTCGCAACGGAGTGAAAGCACCAACCGTGCTTTGGGGTTCCAAGCAACTAAGACTACTTCACTTACCGAATTCTTTCACATATTTGAGTCAACGGTCAGAAGATGGAGGTCGGAAGAGGAACGAAATGAATTTAATAATATTCGTGTCAAGCCCACATCTGTGTTTCCTATGGTGGACTTATTAGATCATGCATCCCAAGTTTATACACTGAAATTGTTCAGGGCATTTGAGAAGGAATTCGGTATCGCAATCGGTACAAGGGCCATAGAATGTACGACTGAAGATCATATTAAGTCATACCTTGTGTATCCATCGGGTACTGATGAAAATCCACACCATGTCACATTTTATTCTTCTAATTTGCTTATCGACTGCACGTGTCGTAAATTTCAGGAATGCGGAAGGCTATGCTTCCACTCCATCCGCATCTTACACCTCCGGTCTGTTTCCGAAATTCCCGATCGATACATTTTAAGGAGGTGGACTAAGTTTGCCAAGAAGGAAGTGTGGGACAGACTTCTTCCTAATGATAGGCGTAGAAGTGGCATTAATGAGGCTGTTAATTGGCGGCGTCAATCGCTTACCATGTTCAACAATCTGATAACAAAATGTCAGAGTGTACCCGAAGCGAGGTCGTTATTTGACCATGCTTACTCAAGAGCTCTAGAAGATATCCAAACTTTTTTCAACAGTAGAAGAGCGTCAGAGTGTCCAACAAATAGTGCTCCACGCACAGGTCCTACGATACTTGATCCTAAACGAGCGATTCGAAGGGGC GCACAATTCGACTACGGAACACAGTAA